From the genome of Lepidochelys kempii isolate rLepKem1 chromosome 17, rLepKem1.hap2, whole genome shotgun sequence, one region includes:
- the SDF2 gene encoding stromal cell-derived factor 2 has product MLAGSLLRGGSGVDTGGAAAIDSPPSSRPGCTLSDFFSVHAGSGQQSVTGVSAVDDSNSYWRVRGKTSTVCERGTPVKCGQSIRLTHINTGRNLHSHHFTSPLSGNQEVSAFGEDGEGDYLDDWTVLCSGTYWVQDGEVRFKHSSTDMLLSVTGEQYGRPIHGQKEVHGMSYSNQNNNWKVMEGIFMKPSELLKTDSYHAEL; this is encoded by the exons ATGCTCGCTGGATCG CTcctgagaggcggaagcggagtcgacacGGGGGGAGCGGCAGCCATCGACTCGCCACCGTcctcacggccag GTTGCACACTCTCTGACTTCTTTTCTGTTCACGCAGGTAGCGGGCAGCAGTCAGTGACGGGCGTCTCTGCTGTGGACGACAGTAACAGTTACTGGAGGGTTCGGGGAAAGACATCCACGGTCTGCGAGAGGGGGACTCCTGTGAAATGTGGGCAGTCCATCCGGCTGACCCACATCAACACAGGGCGAAACCTGCACAGCCATCACTTCACATCGCCTCTCTCAGGGAACCAG GAAGTCAGCGCGTTTGGGGAGGATGGCGAGGGAGACTACCTGGATGACTGGACTGTTCTGTGCAGTGGGACCTACTGGGTGCAGGATGGCGAGGTACGGTTCAAGCACTCATCTACTGACATGCTCCTGTctgtgactggggagcagtatgGGCGACCTATCCATGGCCAAAAGGAAGTCCATGGCATGTCCTATTCCAACCAGAACAACAACTGGAAGGTGATGGAGGGGATCTTCATGAAACCCAGTGAGTTGTTGAAGACTGACTCCTATCATGCTGAGCTTTGA